The nucleotide sequence CGGAGCCCTGCCAGTCGAAGGTGCCGCTGTCGATGACGACGCCGCCTAGGACGGCGCCGTGGCCGGAGAGCCACTTCGAGGTCGAGTGGATGACGATGTCGGCGCCGTGCTCGATCGGGCGGCAGAGGTACGGGGTGGCGACGGTGTTGTCGACGACGAGCGGCACGCCGTGCTCGTGCGCGAACGCGGCGACGCGGGCGAGGTCGACGACGTCGTTCTTCGGGTTCGGGATCGTCTCGGTGAATACCGCGCGGGTCGTCGGCCGGAAGGCGCGGCGCCAGACGTCGTCGGGGGAGTCGGCGGGGATGAGCTCGACCTCGATGCCCTGGCGCGACAGGCTCCTGGCGAAGAGCGTCTTGGTGCCCTCGTAGAGGCTGGCGGTGGCGAGAACGTGGTCGCCGGTGGAGGCCAGGGCCGACAGAGTCAGCGCGATCGCGGCCGTGCCGCTCGCCGTGAGGAGCGCACCGGCGCCCCCGTCGAGGTCGGCCAGCCTTCGCGCCACGGAGGCGTTGGTGGGATTGTCGGTGCGGGCGTAGGCACCGCGGTCGCTCTCGCCGCTGAAGCGCGCCTCGCCGTCCGCGAACGAGTCGAAGACGAACCCCGCCGACTGGTACACCGGCGTCATTCGCGCCCCGAAATCGCTGTCGAGTCGGGCGCCGGCGTGGATCTGACGGGTCTCGAAGTCGAGCTCGGGGGTGGACATGGGGCGGTTCTCGCGATTCTGGAGGAGCACGGGGTGCTGGCGGTGGTGCGTGGCGCATTCCGGCTGTCGGCCGGGTTCAGACGAGGCTAACCGAGTCGGGCACGGTCGTCATGCACCCCGTCACACGCGTTCACGCGACGGCGCGCAGCCGATCGTGGAAGAGTTCGAGCGGCCCGTCGTAGAACGCGGCCAGCCGGGTGGCCGCGGCGTCGGCGTCGCACCGCAGCACGGCCTCGACGACGTCGAGCATGCCGGCGTCCATCTCGCGCGCGGGCATGAGGTGGGCGAACTGCCCGAGCACGCGCTGCAGAGTGGGCCGCAGCCGCTGAAGGGTCTTGTCAAGGGGTGCGTTCTTCGTCGAGTCGACGAAGACCTGGAAGAAGCCGATCTCGGCCCGCCCGGTGAAGACCGGCTCGGGGTCGATCGTGTCGCGATCGCCGAGGTGCTCCGACCAGTCGCGCATGCGCTCGAGGAGGTCCTCGGTGATGAGCGGCGTGCCGTAGCGGGCGGCGAAGACGTAGAGGGCTCTCGCGGTGTCCTGCGCCTCCAGGTAGCGACGCAGGTCGATCTCGGTGACGCGCGTGTACAGGTTCGGCACCGCTTCGACGAGGCCGACGTGGGCCAGGCGCAGGATCGCGGTCCGCACGGTCGCGCGCGAGAGTCCGAGCGACTGTGCCAGCTCCAGGTCGTGGATCCGCTGCCCGCCGGCGAGGTAGCCGCGCACGATGTCGTCTCGGAGACGGTCGAACACGTCGTCCGTCAGGAGCCGGCGCTGCGGCAGCTCGACCTTCTCACCGTCCGGGATCGGCATCGGGCACCTTCCCCTCGGAGTAGATGCGGTCGGCGTAGCCGTCGGTCATCCGTGCGATGAACGCCGTCATCGGTCCGCCGAGGAACCCGCGGATCTCCGCCTCGAACCCGTCGGCGTCGTTCCGGGCGCAGCGGTCGATGATCACGGTGAAGAAGTCGGCGATCGGCGCGGCCTCCATCCACCCCTTGTACGTGTTGACGCCGAGCTGCAGGAGCGGAGCGTGGATCGCGATGCTCTCGAGCAGCACCTGGTTGGGGCAGTGACGCAGGATTGCGGCCATGAAGTGGTCGACGGGCGTCGGGCCCGGTGGGAAGTCGCGCGGATCCATGACCCGCATGTCGTCGCGGATGCTCTCGAGCAGGGGCAGCTCGTCGGCGGGGAAGGAGCGCACGCCCCAGTTCAGCCCGCGACTGACCAGCGCCGCCCACACCGCGGTGCTCTCGGCGTACAGCCGCGGCGAGATCGTCGCGACGCGGGTGTAGCGGTTCGGCGCCATCTCGACCAGCCCGATGTCGGCGAGTGTGCCGAGGGCCTCGCGGATGGGGGCGCGGCTCGTGCCGAGCCAGGCGATCAGCTCGTCGTCGCGGAGGCGGGTGCCCGGCTTCAAGGTGCCGTCGAGGATCGCCTGGGTGATCTCGTTCAGGACCCGCTCGCGAAGCAGGGTGCGCTCAGAGGTGCCCGTGGCCACTCAGCCAGCACTCCCCGTCGTATACCGCTCTTCGCACATCTTCCGAACGTACACGTATACGACGCCGACTGGCCGGAAAACGAACCCCGTAAAAAGAGGAAAGGCGGGAGTCTCTTACCCGAATAAAAGAGCTCCCGCCACCGCCGGATCAGTGGCGTAGTCAAAATAGTAATCAGATCACCACGCCGGAGCAAGTCGCCGAGAAACATTCTTGCCGGTACGTTATCGACGGGTGTCGTTCGGCTGCTCCTGCGATCTAGGCGACGCTCGCAAGCAGCAGGATCGGCCGGTGGTCGGACTTCCCCTGCGGCAGTGACAGCACGCTGCCGATCGACATGCCCATGGTCGTGGCGAAGTCGAAGTGGCCGCTGAAGCCGGTGCGCGAGTACGTGGGCTCCTCCGTGATCGAGAGCTCGTAGCCGCTCTTGAGCAGGTGGCGCCGAAGCCCCTGCCGGAACCACGGGTAGTTGAAGTCGCCCACCATGACGGTCGGCACGCCGTTCGCGAGCTCGCTCAGCTTCTGGTGCGCCAGCCCGATCTGCTTGCGCCGGAGCGAGTTCGTGGCCGTCAGCGGCGCGGCGTGGAAGTCGGCGACGATCAGCTCGTGGCCCGTGGCGAGGTCGCGCAGGCGGGCGGCGAGCAGGCGCTCGTGGGCGGGCTGCATGACGCGGTCGTGCATCGACTTCATCAGGGCGTAGAGGCTGGTGCCGAGCAGTTCGAAGCGGTCGGTGCGGTAGTAGAGGGCCAGGCCCAGCCGGTTCGTCTTCGTCGACGCGGCGAGCCTCAGGCCCAGGATCTCGTCGGGGATGTCGGTGCTGTCGCACTCCTGCAGGCAGAGGACGTCCATCGCGTGGGTGTCGACGAGGTCCGACAGCTCTCCGATGGCGAGGTGCTCGCGGAGGTTGTAGCTGACGATTCGAAGATCCGAGTCCATCCCTTCATTCTGGCCCGGGGGCTCTTGAGGGCTTCCAGCGAATATCCGAATTCACGAGAACGTCACACGCGGCGTGCCGACGGCCCTGCCACGTCGAGCACTTCGCGGCACTTCTCGCCGAAGGCGGCCAGCATCAGCTCGTCGGCGTCGGCCGACTTCCCGAACGTGCGAGGCAGCTCGATGCCGAGCAGCACGCTCAGCAGCATCCCGTAGCCGAGGAACTCGCTCACCTGCGCCGGCTCGAAGTGCGCCTCGTCGCGCAGAAAGCGGTAGATCGACACGAAACCCTCGCGGGCGGCGTCGCCGATGACGGGGTCGTTTC is from Frondihabitans australicus and encodes:
- a CDS encoding O-acetylhomoserine aminocarboxypropyltransferase/cysteine synthase family protein, which produces MSTPELDFETRQIHAGARLDSDFGARMTPVYQSAGFVFDSFADGEARFSGESDRGAYARTDNPTNASVARRLADLDGGAGALLTASGTAAIALTLSALASTGDHVLATASLYEGTKTLFARSLSRQGIEVELIPADSPDDVWRRAFRPTTRAVFTETIPNPKNDVVDLARVAAFAHEHGVPLVVDNTVATPYLCRPIEHGADIVIHSTSKWLSGHGAVLGGVVIDSGTFDWQGSASRFPQIALPNDHGVPSFVERYGQFAFLTYLRTVMALDYGPTLPATSAFLLLQGIETLSLRMDRHVSNALEIAQWLEHQEQVATVDYPGLVASPYYARAQKYLPRGQGAVVTFEFAGGRPAAEVFIDSLRLISRMTHLGDVRTLAIHTASTIHGHLTDAERLSRGITQGTVRLSVGLESVRDLRRDLEQAFAAVEAAGFARPVAAV
- a CDS encoding GntR family transcriptional regulator codes for the protein MPIPDGEKVELPQRRLLTDDVFDRLRDDIVRGYLAGGQRIHDLELAQSLGLSRATVRTAILRLAHVGLVEAVPNLYTRVTEIDLRRYLEAQDTARALYVFAARYGTPLITEDLLERMRDWSEHLGDRDTIDPEPVFTGRAEIGFFQVFVDSTKNAPLDKTLQRLRPTLQRVLGQFAHLMPAREMDAGMLDVVEAVLRCDADAAATRLAAFYDGPLELFHDRLRAVA
- a CDS encoding GntR family transcriptional regulator; protein product: MATGTSERTLLRERVLNEITQAILDGTLKPGTRLRDDELIAWLGTSRAPIREALGTLADIGLVEMAPNRYTRVATISPRLYAESTAVWAALVSRGLNWGVRSFPADELPLLESIRDDMRVMDPRDFPPGPTPVDHFMAAILRHCPNQVLLESIAIHAPLLQLGVNTYKGWMEAAPIADFFTVIIDRCARNDADGFEAEIRGFLGGPMTAFIARMTDGYADRIYSEGKVPDADPGR
- a CDS encoding endonuclease/exonuclease/phosphatase family protein: MDSDLRIVSYNLREHLAIGELSDLVDTHAMDVLCLQECDSTDIPDEILGLRLAASTKTNRLGLALYYRTDRFELLGTSLYALMKSMHDRVMQPAHERLLAARLRDLATGHELIVADFHAAPLTATNSLRRKQIGLAHQKLSELANGVPTVMVGDFNYPWFRQGLRRHLLKSGYELSITEEPTYSRTGFSGHFDFATTMGMSIGSVLSLPQGKSDHRPILLLASVA